From the Daphnia magna isolate NIES linkage group LG3, ASM2063170v1.1, whole genome shotgun sequence genome, one window contains:
- the LOC116935165 gene encoding uncharacterized protein LOC116935165 isoform X2 has translation MHSERKPAIVREVEVNYLNGPSQVKPLRKLTLRMSKILSGQIVSQNHMAEARKLAIVRQTLSEVGLSCKETTNTIINDIKQLVIQQNGIIGQNDRSRLDLELFGIAIPWTTFYGCVFYVPDCDCPNSSSELYLCKLDIRLYGGKVVEQLSESVSHVLVCGSCDNRHLSSSNETKQKFVTKQ, from the exons ATG CATTCAGAGAGGAAACCAGCCATTGTAAGGGAAGTAGAAGTGAACTATCTGAATGGGCCCAGTCAGGTGAAGCCACTGCGGAAACTAACACTAAGGATGTCCAAAATCTT GTCAGGCCAAATAGTTTCCCAGAATCATATGGCAGAAGCAAGGAAACTAGCAATCGTGAGGCAAACATTATCTGAAGTTGGCCTGTCATGTAAAGAAACAACCAATACTATTATTAATGACATAAAACAATTG GTTATTCAACAAAATGGTATTATAGGACAGAATGACAGGTCCCGTCTTGACCTGGAACTATTTGGAATAGCTATACCATGGACAACTTTTTATGGCTGTGTCTTTTATGTTCCAGATTGTGATTGCCCTAATAGCTCAAGTGAACTTTATCTATGTAAGCTAGACATAAGGTTGTATGGAGGAAAAGTTGTAGAACAATTAAGTGAAAGTGTTTCCCATGTACTCGTGTGTGGATCTTGTGATAACCGACATCTTAGCTCGTCAAATGAAACTAAACAAAAGTTTGTAACTAAACAATAG
- the LOC116935165 gene encoding uncharacterized protein LOC116935165 isoform X1: MFLFVTQHSERKPAIVREVEVNYLNGPSQVKPLRKLTLRMSKILSGQIVSQNHMAEARKLAIVRQTLSEVGLSCKETTNTIINDIKQLVIQQNGIIGQNDRSRLDLELFGIAIPWTTFYGCVFYVPDCDCPNSSSELYLCKLDIRLYGGKVVEQLSESVSHVLVCGSCDNRHLSSSNETKQKFVTKQ, encoded by the exons atgtttctttttgttacccAGCATTCAGAGAGGAAACCAGCCATTGTAAGGGAAGTAGAAGTGAACTATCTGAATGGGCCCAGTCAGGTGAAGCCACTGCGGAAACTAACACTAAGGATGTCCAAAATCTT GTCAGGCCAAATAGTTTCCCAGAATCATATGGCAGAAGCAAGGAAACTAGCAATCGTGAGGCAAACATTATCTGAAGTTGGCCTGTCATGTAAAGAAACAACCAATACTATTATTAATGACATAAAACAATTG GTTATTCAACAAAATGGTATTATAGGACAGAATGACAGGTCCCGTCTTGACCTGGAACTATTTGGAATAGCTATACCATGGACAACTTTTTATGGCTGTGTCTTTTATGTTCCAGATTGTGATTGCCCTAATAGCTCAAGTGAACTTTATCTATGTAAGCTAGACATAAGGTTGTATGGAGGAAAAGTTGTAGAACAATTAAGTGAAAGTGTTTCCCATGTACTCGTGTGTGGATCTTGTGATAACCGACATCTTAGCTCGTCAAATGAAACTAAACAAAAGTTTGTAACTAAACAATAG